GTGCAACATTGCTAAGAGATGGGGGTGTGGCAAGGAGAGGCATAAGGTCTCCACCAAACTGTGTCAGAAGTCAGGGCTCCTAAGGAGAGGCCAAAATGAAAGGATGCACGCCCCTGGAAAGCTGAGTCTTGAAGAGGAAGGTGGCTCTTGTATGCCAAGGTACCCAGTctggaaggagaaatggagacagaggCTCACTGTGCCAGCCTCCAGACAGCCACCTTGGTCCTGCAGCAGCCCAGAGCTGTGCATGGAAAAATGCGCTGCTGGCAGTGGGCCGCTTCATCGCCTACTCTCCCGGCCAGAACCTGGGCCGCCAGCAAGCCCAGGCAGTGGGCAATTGGGTCGACATTCTGAAACACTGTGGGTTCTTTGTCTGAGGCCTCAGGCTGCTTGAGAATGAGCCAGGGTGCCTCTCCTCTGCAGCCCAGAGGCTGATGGGATGAAGCATGAAGCAGGcttaaagggactgctttcaggGGACAGAGAGTTCTGGGAAGGGTGCTGGCCACAAAGTGCCTATATTGTCACAGTCAGGGTCCTTCCCATCAGTTCTTTGGATTTGATGGTGGCTTTTAGAtatctttctttcccctgtttacAGTTGCCAACCCCAGCAAGGCCCAAACAGGAATGTGAGAGATATTTGTGACTTTTCCAGGACCAAGAAAGGTTCTGAGGTTTCCCCATCCAAGGATGACACTCACACCTCTAGGAGGTACCCATTGCTCATAAGGCTATGCAGTGCTTTGGCTGTAGGTGCTCAGAACAGGGTGCTCAGGCCTGATATGTCACCCTCTGGCCTCTCATCTTCCATACCTTTGGCTTCCCTCTCAGATGACACCAAGCCTACATTTCTCTCTAGGACAGCCTGTTCTCATCTCACCAGAATGCATATAAGCTCAAAGGCTGATGCCAGTGTAGGGGTCTTGATATGGGACCTTGTAATTCAGATGTCACCACAAGGAGcttgggatgggagggagaatgCCAGAATCCCATTCTAAAGCCACGTTCCCTTGGGCATACATGGATTCTTCAATGCCTAGTCCTCTTTTTAGTGTTCCTCAATTCATGGCCCCATGTAGCTCTTGCATAATATCCATGGTGCAGCAAGAACAGTGCTGACACTTTACTAGATACCACAAAAGATAGTCAAGTGAACTGACTCAGACTCCATGTACTCAGCCACTCTAGAAGAAAAATGCCATTCTTGGGTGCCAGTGTCCCCAGTCTGGAGGGAATCTGTAACTGTTATATGAAAACCCTCTGCCTGCCAAGTTGCATATGTAGCCACAAACTGCTTACCCGAGAGTTTTCTCACCCAGCAGAATGTCCTGGATGTTGGCACTTTGGAGGGCAGCCCAAGTCTCATGGTGGCTGCAGAAGGACCACACCCCTTcataaagactcaaaaccagaCTCTCAGACTTCCCAAGAGACCAGAGATCTTTCCAAAGTAGTTCAAATCTTCCCCTTTGAGGTCTCAAGCCACTGGCGGAGGtttcctgagacacagaaaaagccACAAGGCTTTTTCCTTGGActcttgaaaaatattatttccctGGGGAGTCCAAGTTGGACATGAATTCAGGCCTGAAAatcatccccaccccaccacacaggGATTGCTATGGACTCTCCAGCTGCCCCAACAGAAACTTCAGGTTGCAATGGATCTGTCCctccaaacaaacaacaaaaaaatgcagCACCCCCTATTCAAGTTTCTTCTAATCTCAAAGACTCTGCCTCTGTGACTCTATGACCAGGGGAATTGCACCTAGGTCTCCTCAGGTAGCAAGCTCCAGCTGGACCCAGTGTGCAGAGCCAGTCCTGGGAAAAGGCATGGAGAAAGTGAGTGCAAGCTCCTGTTCTCAGATGTTTGGCATTATATCAGAGCTGCTCAAAGCCTAAGACTCACCCATTCTGCCTCCCTAAAGTCTCACTCATGCTTGCTTGCTttgttctctttcccttcttgcAGAGAGACAAAATGCAGTGGGCCTCTGTCCTGCTGTTGGCAGGGCTCTGCTCCCTCTCCTGGGCTCAGTATGATGAAGATCCCCACTGGTGGTTCCACTACCTCCGAAGCCAGCAGTCCACCTACTACGATCCCTATGACCCTTACCCCTATGAGCCTTATGAGCCCTACCCCTATGGGGTGGAGGAAGGTCCAGCTTATACCTATGGCTCTCCATCCTCACCAGATCCTCGAGACTGCCCCCAGGAGTGTGACTGCCCACCCAACTTCCCCACGGCCATGTACTGTGACAACCGCAACCTCAAGTATCTGCCCTTTGTCCCCTCCCGCATGAAGTATGTCTACTTCCAGAACAATCAGATCTCCTCCATCCAGGAAAGCGTCTTTGACAATTCCACCGGGCTGCTCTGGATCGCTCTTCATGGCAACCAGATCACCAGTGATAAGGTGGGCAGGAAGGTCTTTTCGAAGCTGAGGCACCTGGAGAGGCTGTACCTGGACCACAACAACCTGACCCGAATGCCTGGCCCGCTGCCTCGGTCCCTGAGGGAACTCCATCTCGACCACAACCAGATCTCGCGGGTCCCCAACAATGCTCTGGAGGGTCTTGAGAACCTCACAGCCTTGTACCTTCAAcacaatgagattcaggaagtgGGCAGTGCGATGAGGGGCCTCCGGTCATTGATCTTGCTGGACCTGAGTTACAACCACCTTCGGAGGGTGCCTGATGGACTGCCCTCAGCCCTTGAGCAACTGTATCTGGAGCACAATAATGTTTATTCTGTCCCTGACAGCTACTTCCGGGGGTCACCAAAACTGCTATATGTGCGGTTGTCCCATAATAGTCTCACCAACAATGGCCTGGCCTCCAACACCTTCAATTCCAGCAGCATCCTTGAGCTCGACCTCTCCTACAACCAGCTGCAGAAGATCCCCCCAGTCAACACCAATCTGGAGAACCTCTACCTCCAAGGCAATAGGATCAATGGTGAGACCTTGGCAAAGGGGAATGGGGAGTGGCTGTCTAAGAAATAGCAGTAGGGTAACTAGAGAAGAAATTAAGGCAACCTGAAAACCAAGCCTTACACTTAAACTAAATGGCAATATTAATAAAACTCAGTGGGGAATGGATTGGTAAGAAaacttcccagaaaaggtaaatttCAGCCTAGGTCTTGAGAGGTAAGTGGGCATGGGCTAGAGGAACTCAGGACAAAACCATTCTGGGAAGACAAATAGCCACTAACAAAGGAACCCAGTCATTGAACAAGTTGCCTGTAGGAAACAGCCAGGA
The sequence above is drawn from the Desmodus rotundus isolate HL8 chromosome 12, HLdesRot8A.1, whole genome shotgun sequence genome and encodes:
- the FMOD gene encoding fibromodulin, coding for MQWASVLLLAGLCSLSWAQYDEDPHWWFHYLRSQQSTYYDPYDPYPYEPYEPYPYGVEEGPAYTYGSPSSPDPRDCPQECDCPPNFPTAMYCDNRNLKYLPFVPSRMKYVYFQNNQISSIQESVFDNSTGLLWIALHGNQITSDKVGRKVFSKLRHLERLYLDHNNLTRMPGPLPRSLRELHLDHNQISRVPNNALEGLENLTALYLQHNEIQEVGSAMRGLRSLILLDLSYNHLRRVPDGLPSALEQLYLEHNNVYSVPDSYFRGSPKLLYVRLSHNSLTNNGLASNTFNSSSILELDLSYNQLQKIPPVNTNLENLYLQGNRINEFSISSFCTVVDVMNFSKLQVLRLDGNEIQRNAMPEDAPLCLRQASLIEI